The Impatiens glandulifera chromosome 8, dImpGla2.1, whole genome shotgun sequence genome includes a window with the following:
- the LOC124912431 gene encoding FCS-Like Zinc finger 13-like, translated as MGEKSRPVIGKLMEALGSDGFSSDSATSPRSPLDLMILSPRGLMKCDFSGIGLGIVAAMDNGGLHTKAAFGRIRIPKTGDEDEDYTCVISHGGPNKSFSRRVYFHDDIRKKGQNNKNNNKKLVPSCMFYISQDGISDDLPASDSFLISCDHCRKGLQGKDIYMYRGERGFCSEECREAAMQVKVVGTNSIWSAADDNNNHIENRSDRIWSTRDRVVAA; from the exons ATGGGGGAGAAATCAAGACCGGTGATCGGAAAGTTGATGGAGGCTCTGGGAAGTGATGGGTTTAGCAGCGATTCAGCCACTAGTCCAAGAAGTCCATTGGACTTGATGATCCTATCGCCTAGAGGCTTAATGAAATGTGATTTCAGCGGGATCGGTCTGGGCATTGTGGCAGCAATGGATAACGGAGGCCTCCATACTAAGGCTGCTTTTGGTCGTATCAGAATCCCTAAAACTGGGGATGAGGATGAAGATTACACTTGTGTAATCAGCCACGGCGGCCCAAACAAGTCTTTCTCAAGAAGAGTGTATTTTCACGATGACATCAGGAAGAAAGGTCAgaacaacaaaaacaacaacaagAAGCTTGTTCCATCGTGTATGTTTTACATATCTCAAGATGGGATCTCCGATGATCTACCTGCTTCCGATTCTTTCCTGATCTCGTGTGACCACTGCCGGAAGGGACTCCAGGGGAAGGATATATACATGTACAG GGGAGAAAGAGGATTCTGCAGTGAGGAATGCAGGGAGGCAGCGATGCAAGTGAAGGTGGTTGGCACTAATTCTATCTGGTCTGCTGCTGATGATAATAATAATCACATAGAGAATAGATCGGACCGGATTTGGTCTACCAGAGACAGAGTTGTTGCtgcttga